The following are encoded together in the Arcticibacterium luteifluviistationis genome:
- a CDS encoding TonB-dependent receptor: MVRNFTFLRASMLVLVVMFMATSVFAQSVVSGTITDGSNNEPLIGASVSVKGTAIGTTSDIDGKYSLNGIPSGNQTLVISFIGFDRQEISYDGSASVINVTLVENLNALEEIVITGVMDIAKDRQTPIAVSTITRSEIALKAGNQEFPEILKATPSVYTTKGGGGYGDSRISVRGFDQSNTAFLLNGQPINGMEDGKMYWSNWQGVMDVADAVQIQRGLGSSKLAISSVGGTVNIVTKTVDAKKGGFAQAMVGNDGYLKTTAYASTGLMDNGFAFAALLGHWQGDGYINNTEGSGQTYFISAGYMPNKHHKLNFIFTGAPQEHYQRNSYTLATLIEKGAKYNGNSVKDDIVPSIGGNYYHKPIANLSWDFTIDSKTSLATVLYGSWGRGGSIGLRNYAGQDGDFYNLNTIRTANGSKAPNAAGDIVGDRSRVDGSRVYDVLRSSANEHQWYGMITNFSKKLSESLSFSVGFDARAYHGEHFRRVVDFLGADGWADGATPASFQGDQYYVTEAYSSGPWAASFHDTPRNQRFGYDNPEDIKYIGGFGQLEYIQGPLSAFAQGAVSSQSHVRYDYFNYPAGQEESEKVVNPGYNVKGGLNYNLDSHNNVFANAGYYSRQPFQDNMFLNFRNDVNPLLTNEGITGLELGYGYRSSQFNANVNLYHTKWADRVLSGGYQLPDNVEGFYSYQGVTQIHSGLELDFRYNPSKMLTFKGAASFGNWKYDGNAVATIYDDSQNIVSEGETLYLDGVKVGDAAQTTFNLGAIARLGKGFRIDADYFYYANLHASINPTDSEFSTPNNRGSVQLPNYGLVDLGVSYTLSLPKDKSLVFRLNSNNLFDTEYIAESYTNIHAESGDAIYDTKQDIQFSTANTAFFGYGRTWNFSVRYKF, translated from the coding sequence ATGGTGAGAAATTTTACTTTTTTACGAGCTAGTATGCTTGTATTGGTAGTTATGTTTATGGCTACTTCTGTTTTTGCTCAGAGCGTTGTTTCTGGTACTATCACAGATGGTAGCAACAACGAACCTCTAATAGGTGCTTCTGTATCTGTGAAAGGTACAGCTATCGGAACTACTTCTGATATCGATGGAAAATACTCTTTAAATGGTATCCCTTCAGGTAATCAAACTTTAGTTATTTCTTTTATCGGTTTTGACCGTCAGGAAATTTCTTATGATGGTTCTGCTAGTGTAATCAACGTCACTTTAGTTGAAAACTTAAACGCTTTAGAGGAAATCGTTATTACAGGTGTAATGGATATCGCTAAAGATAGACAAACTCCTATCGCAGTTTCAACTATTACGCGTTCTGAAATTGCTCTTAAAGCAGGTAACCAAGAGTTTCCTGAAATTTTAAAAGCTACTCCTTCTGTTTATACTACCAAAGGTGGTGGTGGATATGGTGACTCTAGAATTAGTGTGAGAGGTTTTGATCAATCAAACACTGCATTCTTATTAAACGGTCAGCCTATCAACGGTATGGAAGATGGTAAAATGTACTGGTCTAACTGGCAAGGTGTAATGGACGTAGCTGATGCGGTTCAAATCCAAAGAGGTTTGGGTTCTTCTAAATTAGCTATTTCTTCTGTTGGTGGTACAGTGAACATTGTAACTAAAACTGTAGATGCTAAAAAAGGTGGTTTTGCTCAAGCGATGGTTGGTAACGATGGTTACCTTAAGACTACGGCATATGCTTCTACTGGTTTAATGGATAATGGTTTTGCTTTTGCGGCCCTTTTAGGTCACTGGCAAGGTGATGGTTATATTAACAACACAGAAGGAAGCGGTCAAACGTATTTTATCTCTGCTGGTTATATGCCAAACAAGCATCACAAATTAAATTTCATATTTACTGGTGCACCTCAAGAGCACTACCAAAGAAACTCTTATACGCTTGCTACTTTAATTGAAAAAGGAGCCAAGTATAACGGTAACTCTGTTAAGGACGATATCGTACCTTCTATAGGTGGTAACTACTACCACAAACCAATAGCTAACCTTAGCTGGGACTTCACAATAGATTCTAAAACTTCATTGGCAACTGTACTTTACGGTTCTTGGGGTAGAGGTGGTTCTATTGGTCTTAGAAACTATGCTGGTCAAGATGGTGACTTTTATAACTTAAACACTATCAGAACTGCTAACGGTTCTAAAGCTCCTAACGCAGCTGGTGATATAGTAGGTGATAGATCAAGAGTAGATGGTTCTAGAGTTTATGACGTATTACGTTCATCTGCAAATGAGCATCAGTGGTACGGTATGATTACTAACTTCAGCAAAAAATTATCTGAGTCTTTATCATTCAGTGTTGGATTTGATGCTCGTGCATACCACGGTGAGCACTTTAGAAGAGTTGTAGATTTCTTAGGAGCTGACGGTTGGGCTGATGGAGCTACTCCAGCAAGCTTCCAAGGCGACCAATATTATGTAACTGAAGCTTATAGCTCTGGTCCTTGGGCTGCGTCATTCCATGACACTCCAAGAAACCAAAGATTTGGATATGACAATCCTGAAGACATCAAATACATTGGTGGTTTTGGTCAATTAGAATATATTCAAGGCCCTCTTTCTGCTTTTGCTCAAGGTGCAGTTTCTTCTCAGTCTCACGTTCGTTATGACTACTTCAACTACCCAGCTGGGCAAGAGGAGTCTGAAAAAGTGGTTAACCCTGGATACAATGTAAAAGGTGGTTTGAACTATAACTTAGACAGCCATAACAATGTTTTTGCTAACGCCGGTTACTACTCACGTCAGCCGTTCCAGGACAACATGTTCTTGAACTTCAGAAATGATGTAAACCCACTTCTTACTAACGAAGGAATTACTGGTTTAGAATTAGGTTACGGTTACAGATCTTCTCAATTCAATGCTAACGTTAACCTTTATCACACGAAATGGGCTGACAGAGTATTGTCTGGTGGATATCAGCTTCCTGACAACGTAGAAGGTTTTTACTCTTACCAAGGTGTGACTCAAATTCACTCAGGTTTAGAGCTAGACTTTAGATACAACCCATCTAAAATGTTAACCTTTAAAGGTGCTGCATCTTTCGGTAACTGGAAATATGATGGTAACGCCGTAGCTACAATTTATGACGATAGTCAAAACATAGTTTCTGAAGGTGAAACTTTATACCTAGACGGTGTAAAAGTTGGTGATGCTGCTCAAACAACGTTCAACTTAGGTGCAATTGCAAGATTAGGTAAAGGCTTCAGAATAGATGCAGATTATTTCTACTATGCTAATCTTCATGCTAGCATTAACCCTACAGATAGTGAGTTTAGCACTCCTAACAATAGAGGTTCTGTTCAGCTTCCTAACTATGGCTTGGTAGACTTAGGTGTATCTTACACGCTAAGCCTTCCTAAAGACAAATCTTTAGTATTCAGATTAAACTCTAATAACTTGTTTGATACTGAGTACATAGCTGAGTCTTATACTAACATCCACGCTGAAAGCGGTGATGCTATTTATGATACTAAGCAAGACATCCAATTTAGCACTGCTAATACTGCATTCTTCGGATACGGTAGAACTTGGAACTTCAGCGTTAGATATAAATTCTAA
- a CDS encoding haloalkane dehalogenase produces MEIIKTPKSAFEQITDYPFKENYVDFDGIKMHYIDEGKGETILALHGQPTWSYLYRKFIPHLKDHRFIAPDLIGFGKSDKIVGSENYSYDLHFKSLKNFIDKLDLNDITLIVQDWGGLLGLGLLGQFPERFKRVVILNTFLPIGKPANFGFKLWQWFAKYHPSIPTGGVVQFASASKLSKEVVAAYDAPFPSKKYKGGAKSFPALVPTHPSHDGVKEMKAAREVLSKWNKPALVLFSDKDKVFSGAEKFFYQLIPTVKDDEKIIIKNAGHFLQEEKGKEIAQYIDKFMKGKKLID; encoded by the coding sequence ATGGAAATTATTAAAACACCAAAATCGGCTTTCGAGCAAATAACGGATTACCCTTTCAAAGAAAACTATGTAGATTTTGACGGCATCAAAATGCATTACATAGACGAAGGCAAAGGCGAAACCATTTTGGCTCTTCACGGGCAGCCGACATGGTCTTACTTATATCGGAAATTTATTCCCCACCTAAAAGACCACAGGTTCATTGCTCCGGACTTGATTGGCTTCGGGAAGTCTGATAAAATTGTAGGTAGTGAGAACTATAGTTATGACCTACATTTTAAATCTCTCAAGAACTTTATTGATAAGCTAGACCTAAATGACATCACCCTTATAGTACAAGACTGGGGCGGTTTGTTAGGACTAGGTCTTTTGGGACAATTCCCCGAAAGGTTTAAAAGGGTTGTGATTCTAAACACTTTTTTACCCATTGGTAAACCTGCAAATTTTGGTTTTAAGCTTTGGCAATGGTTTGCGAAATATCACCCTTCTATTCCAACTGGTGGCGTAGTACAGTTTGCATCTGCATCAAAACTATCTAAAGAAGTGGTGGCGGCTTATGACGCACCGTTCCCTTCTAAAAAATACAAAGGTGGAGCAAAGTCTTTCCCTGCATTGGTACCTACTCACCCAAGTCATGATGGCGTAAAAGAAATGAAGGCAGCACGCGAAGTACTCTCTAAATGGAATAAACCAGCCTTGGTGCTCTTCTCTGACAAAGACAAAGTATTTAGTGGAGCAGAGAAATTCTTTTATCAGCTCATTCCTACCGTTAAAGACGACGAAAAAATTATCATTAAAAACGCAGGCCACTTTCTTCAAGAAGAGAAAGGAAAAGAAATAGCTCAATACATTGATAAGTTTATGAAAGGGAAGAAACTTATAGATTAA
- a CDS encoding sulfatase family protein: MKLTSLVLALSLFAISCSNEKTERPPNIIHIFADDLGYGDISSFGATDIATPNIDRLANEGIKFTDFYSAAHVCSPSRAALMTGRLPQRMGIHGVFFPESYTGMPEDEETIAEKLKEKNYATGIVGKWHLGHMRKFLPLQQGFDSYFGIPYSNDMESVVYLDGNDVVNFDVDQHYTTKTYTEKAIDFIETHKAEPFFLYLPHNMPHVPLYVSEDFEGTSNRGLYGDVIQEIDWSVGEILNKLEQDGLLENTLVIFSSDNGPWLVMEDHGGSAGHLREGKQFTFDGGMRVPTLAMWKGKIEAGQVYEGLASQMDWFPTIMNLVGITLDPERAIDGEDLTDVLLNKGQRASDEYLFFDGAQAQAFRKGDWKIKLPYEGFKGAGYKSAVAPHDTLLVNIKNNPEEDVNLFRSNREKGLELIAQMKKAHDALGELPAAQVLRTSADNSHYAHVQELLKNRIKN, from the coding sequence ATGAAACTTACATCTTTAGTATTAGCTCTTAGCTTATTTGCCATTTCATGTTCAAATGAGAAAACAGAAAGACCACCAAATATCATTCACATCTTTGCAGATGATTTAGGCTATGGTGATATCAGCTCTTTTGGAGCTACAGATATTGCTACGCCCAATATTGATAGGTTAGCCAATGAAGGAATCAAATTTACTGACTTCTATTCTGCAGCACATGTTTGCAGCCCTTCTAGAGCCGCACTAATGACAGGTCGCCTACCTCAAAGAATGGGGATTCACGGGGTGTTTTTTCCTGAGAGCTATACTGGAATGCCAGAAGATGAAGAAACTATTGCCGAAAAACTTAAAGAGAAAAATTATGCTACTGGCATAGTGGGTAAATGGCATTTAGGTCACATGCGAAAATTTCTTCCTTTACAACAGGGCTTCGACAGCTATTTCGGTATTCCGTATAGTAATGACATGGAAAGCGTAGTTTACCTAGATGGCAATGATGTAGTAAACTTTGACGTAGACCAGCACTATACCACAAAAACGTACACCGAAAAGGCTATTGACTTTATAGAAACCCACAAGGCTGAACCGTTCTTTTTATATCTACCTCATAATATGCCGCATGTACCTTTATACGTTTCAGAAGACTTTGAAGGCACTTCTAATAGAGGACTATATGGTGATGTCATTCAGGAGATAGACTGGAGCGTAGGAGAAATATTGAACAAACTAGAGCAAGATGGGCTACTAGAAAACACTTTAGTCATTTTCTCTAGTGATAATGGCCCATGGCTTGTCATGGAAGATCATGGTGGATCCGCTGGGCATTTAAGAGAAGGGAAACAATTCACGTTTGACGGCGGTATGCGAGTGCCTACTTTGGCCATGTGGAAAGGTAAAATAGAAGCTGGTCAAGTTTATGAAGGTCTAGCTAGCCAAATGGACTGGTTTCCTACTATTATGAATCTTGTAGGCATAACATTAGACCCAGAGCGAGCTATTGATGGAGAAGACCTCACAGACGTACTTCTAAATAAGGGTCAAAGAGCGAGTGACGAATATCTATTCTTTGACGGTGCACAAGCACAAGCTTTTAGAAAAGGAGACTGGAAAATAAAACTTCCTTATGAAGGCTTTAAAGGAGCTGGATATAAATCTGCCGTGGCTCCACATGATACACTACTAGTTAATATCAAAAACAACCCCGAAGAAGACGTCAACTTATTTAGGAGTAATCGTGAAAAAGGATTAGAACTCATTGCCCAAATGAAAAAAGCACATGACGCCTTAGGAGAGCTGCCTGCGGCTCAAGTTTTAAGAACCTCTGCAGATAATAGCCACTATGCTCACGTACAAGAACTGCTTAAAAACAGGATTAAGAATTAA
- a CDS encoding TonB-dependent receptor domain-containing protein has translation MKKLLLGFLLLFTCFSVTQVKGQAGNATISGVIVDSVTNGQVEFAAVALWSAGKAIDGTLTTDNGKFKFEGVKGGTYKILVSFVGYQPLSLENIAVKNNASLNLGNIKLVGDNIQLDAVTVVGQSSLIEDKIDRLVYNAEKDISNTGGTAEEVLRKVPMLSVDLDGEVELRGSSNVRILINNKPSAIFASSVGEALRQIPSDQIKSVEVITSPSAKYDGEGTAGIVNIILKKNTLAGVTGSLNLGVGVVGSSANGSVNLRDGKWGISLSGSGRASYNYKTIGENTRESVIDGAATYLTQLDDSRSVRAGGRYSGTFDYDFDKKTNFSVTYSLRNRVSGSDGDQLSTLLDNNRDLIYENLRDIDQTDKSNSSDLDFTFTKRYANPIQELTILAQVSQNNTDNYYTALQNGISADSSENQGKDRELSFQLDYVQPLGEKVKWEVGGKGVLRSALSDGQFYSYNDGTGSFALNDSRSNFLDYDQNVLAGYSSFTFELPNKWGVQAGVRYEKTTIDAEFKELSNVDIPDYDNFLPSITLSKRFKKAGSIRTSYTQRIQRPSIRYLNPFVDYSNANSISFGSPTLSPELVDMLEVAMSTYFGSNSINFSVFSRIEDNSITSISNVTRQDGLDVTETTYGNIGVNKRYGSNISMNLNPTNKWRLGGGVNVDYTYMDNRTISNEGWSGGVNLNTSYSFPKDWAASFFAFYRSPRVQLQGTRNGFYFHGITVKKNINKKRGSIGLGLENPFAKTIDFKSALENRTDALNYFITSNNRSIYRRSIRIDFQYRFGKMESDGKGLFRRKSSNRGNDAVDGGDAGEGDFR, from the coding sequence ATGAAAAAACTACTACTGGGCTTCTTGCTCCTTTTTACCTGCTTTTCTGTCACTCAAGTTAAAGGGCAGGCGGGCAATGCTACAATTTCGGGTGTTATTGTAGATTCTGTTACAAATGGTCAAGTCGAATTTGCTGCGGTGGCTTTATGGAGTGCTGGTAAAGCAATTGACGGAACATTAACTACCGATAATGGTAAGTTTAAGTTTGAAGGGGTAAAGGGTGGTACTTATAAAATTTTGGTTTCTTTCGTAGGTTATCAGCCTCTTTCCTTAGAAAATATAGCAGTCAAAAATAACGCAAGTTTAAACTTGGGGAATATTAAATTGGTTGGTGATAATATCCAATTAGATGCTGTAACCGTTGTTGGGCAGTCGTCTTTGATAGAAGATAAAATAGACAGATTGGTTTACAATGCGGAAAAGGATATCTCAAATACCGGTGGAACAGCAGAAGAAGTGCTAAGAAAGGTTCCGATGCTTAGTGTGGATTTGGATGGAGAAGTAGAATTAAGAGGTAGTTCGAATGTGAGGATACTTATTAATAATAAGCCTTCGGCAATTTTTGCAAGTAGCGTAGGAGAGGCCTTAAGACAGATTCCTTCAGACCAAATTAAATCTGTAGAAGTTATTACCTCGCCAAGTGCTAAGTATGATGGAGAAGGTACAGCAGGTATAGTTAATATCATTTTGAAAAAGAATACACTTGCAGGTGTAACTGGTTCTTTAAATCTTGGTGTAGGTGTAGTTGGTTCATCGGCTAACGGTAGTGTGAACCTTCGTGACGGTAAATGGGGAATTTCTCTAAGTGGTAGTGGGAGAGCTTCTTACAATTATAAAACAATAGGCGAGAATACGAGAGAGAGTGTTATAGATGGTGCGGCTACGTACTTGACTCAACTTGATGATAGCCGTTCTGTTAGAGCAGGCGGGCGTTATAGTGGTACTTTTGATTATGATTTTGATAAGAAAACAAACTTCTCAGTTACCTATTCTTTGAGAAACAGAGTGAGTGGTAGCGATGGCGATCAGTTATCAACCTTATTGGATAATAATAGGGATTTGATTTATGAGAACCTTAGAGATATTGATCAAACTGATAAGAGTAACTCTAGTGACTTAGATTTTACGTTTACTAAGAGATATGCAAATCCAATACAGGAACTTACTATTTTGGCCCAAGTTTCTCAAAATAATACGGATAATTACTATACCGCTCTTCAAAACGGAATATCAGCAGATAGCAGCGAAAATCAAGGGAAGGATAGGGAATTAAGTTTCCAGTTGGATTATGTTCAACCTTTGGGTGAGAAAGTGAAATGGGAAGTGGGAGGAAAAGGAGTTTTACGTTCAGCCCTTTCTGATGGACAATTCTATAGCTATAATGATGGTACAGGTAGTTTTGCTTTAAATGATAGTAGATCTAATTTCTTAGACTATGACCAAAATGTATTAGCGGGCTATTCTTCGTTTACGTTCGAGTTGCCAAATAAGTGGGGAGTTCAAGCGGGTGTGCGTTATGAGAAAACCACTATTGATGCAGAGTTCAAAGAATTGTCTAATGTTGATATTCCAGACTATGATAATTTCTTGCCGAGTATTACGCTTTCAAAACGTTTTAAAAAGGCTGGGTCTATTAGAACGAGTTACACGCAGCGAATTCAGCGACCATCAATTAGGTATTTAAATCCTTTTGTGGATTATTCTAATGCAAACAGCATATCCTTCGGAAGTCCAACATTATCTCCAGAGTTAGTTGATATGCTTGAAGTGGCTATGAGTACCTATTTCGGCAGCAATTCAATCAATTTCTCGGTGTTCTCAAGAATTGAAGATAACAGTATTACATCCATAAGTAATGTTACTCGTCAAGATGGATTAGATGTAACAGAAACTACCTATGGAAATATTGGTGTAAATAAGCGTTACGGTTCTAATATCTCTATGAACTTGAATCCAACGAATAAATGGCGTTTGGGCGGTGGTGTAAATGTAGATTATACTTACATGGATAACCGAACTATATCAAACGAAGGCTGGAGTGGAGGTGTTAACTTAAATACTTCATATTCTTTCCCTAAAGACTGGGCGGCTTCTTTCTTTGCTTTCTATAGGTCTCCTAGAGTGCAGCTTCAAGGCACAAGGAATGGCTTCTATTTTCACGGAATTACTGTTAAGAAAAACATTAATAAGAAAAGAGGAAGCATAGGCTTAGGGTTAGAAAATCCATTTGCTAAGACTATCGACTTCAAATCTGCTCTGGAAAACAGAACCGATGCTCTTAATTACTTTATTACGAGTAACAATAGAAGCATTTATAGAAGAAGTATTCGAATTGATTTCCAATACCGTTTCGGTAAAATGGAAAGTGACGGAAAAGGCTTATTTAGAAGAAAAAGCTCTAACCGTGGAAATGACGCTGTAGATGGCGGTGATGCCGGGGAAGGCGATTTTAGATAA
- a CDS encoding peptide chain release factor 3 codes for MSFDKEYKRRRTFAIIAHPDAGKTTLTEKLLLFGGAIQTAGAVKSNKIKKSTTSDFMEIEKQRGISVATSVMTFEYKDLKINILDTPGHKDFAEDTYRTLTAVDSVILVIDCVKGVEEQTEKLMEVCRMRDTPVIIFVNKMDRDGQDPFDILDELEQKLGIGVRPITWPVNGGRDFKGVYHLLEHKMNFFAVNKTKLEEDIFEYDLDSDVLRSKIGDKDADQLQEDVEMIEGIYDEFDREKYLSGNLAPVFFGSAVSNFGVMELLNTFCNVSPLPISRETDIRVVEPTENKFTGFVFKIHANIDPRHRDRIAFLRVCSGTFERSKFYEHVRLDKKLRFSNPYMFMADTKNVVDEAYPGDVVGLYDTGNFKIGDTLTEGEELQFTGIPSFSPELFREVVNADPMKAKQLEKGVQQLSEEGVAQLFIMQPGNRKIIGTVGELQFEVIEHRLLHEYGAKCRFEAKPYSKACWITAKDADKLAEFIRLKNNFIAYDKDKNPVFLAETDWILRMNMENNPDIVFHTTSEFKVKA; via the coding sequence ATGAGTTTCGACAAAGAGTATAAAAGGAGAAGAACGTTCGCCATCATTGCCCACCCCGATGCTGGTAAAACTACACTAACTGAGAAGCTTCTCTTGTTTGGAGGAGCCATCCAAACCGCTGGAGCAGTAAAATCCAATAAAATTAAGAAGTCGACAACTTCCGATTTTATGGAAATTGAAAAGCAACGTGGTATTTCTGTGGCTACATCGGTAATGACTTTTGAGTATAAAGACCTCAAAATAAACATTCTTGACACTCCTGGTCACAAAGACTTTGCAGAAGACACCTACAGAACACTTACTGCGGTAGATAGTGTCATACTAGTGATTGACTGTGTTAAAGGCGTAGAAGAGCAAACCGAAAAACTCATGGAGGTTTGCCGAATGAGAGATACTCCTGTAATAATTTTTGTCAATAAAATGGACCGTGACGGTCAAGATCCATTTGACATCCTTGATGAATTAGAGCAAAAGCTAGGAATAGGTGTAAGACCAATAACTTGGCCTGTAAATGGTGGTAGAGATTTCAAAGGCGTATATCATTTGTTAGAACACAAAATGAATTTCTTTGCAGTCAACAAAACCAAACTAGAAGAAGATATTTTCGAGTACGACCTTGACTCAGACGTTTTGAGAAGTAAAATTGGCGACAAAGATGCTGACCAACTTCAAGAAGACGTAGAGATGATTGAAGGAATTTATGATGAATTTGACCGCGAAAAATACCTTTCAGGTAATTTAGCTCCCGTATTTTTCGGAAGTGCCGTAAGTAACTTTGGAGTTATGGAGCTTCTAAACACTTTTTGTAACGTCAGTCCTCTTCCAATATCTAGAGAAACGGACATAAGAGTGGTAGAACCTACCGAAAACAAGTTTACAGGTTTCGTTTTTAAAATCCACGCCAACATTGACCCAAGACATAGAGACAGAATAGCTTTCTTAAGAGTGTGCAGTGGCACCTTTGAAAGGAGCAAATTCTACGAACATGTTCGCTTAGATAAAAAACTGCGATTCTCAAACCCCTACATGTTTATGGCTGACACCAAAAACGTAGTAGACGAGGCATACCCTGGAGACGTAGTAGGTCTCTATGACACAGGTAACTTTAAGATTGGCGATACGCTAACAGAGGGTGAAGAACTCCAATTTACAGGAATACCTAGTTTCTCTCCAGAACTATTTAGGGAGGTAGTAAATGCCGACCCAATGAAGGCGAAACAATTAGAAAAAGGTGTTCAGCAGCTTTCGGAAGAGGGCGTGGCTCAGTTGTTTATAATGCAGCCTGGTAATAGAAAAATTATTGGAACTGTAGGTGAATTACAGTTTGAGGTAATTGAACACAGATTACTTCATGAGTATGGAGCCAAATGCCGATTTGAAGCAAAACCGTATTCAAAAGCATGTTGGATAACAGCTAAAGACGCAGACAAACTAGCTGAGTTTATTAGGCTAAAGAATAATTTCATAGCCTATGATAAAGACAAGAACCCTGTTTTCTTAGCAGAAACAGATTGGATTCTAAGAATGAACATGGAAAACAATCCTGACATAGTTTTTCACACTACGTCAGAATTTAAAGTCAAAGCCTAA
- a CDS encoding alanine dehydrogenase — protein sequence MTESSEKRGSSLETQESPLAVKERKSEFSIGLPKENSILEKRIALSPDSVSVLVRNGMSVKVEKGAGEAADFTDEAYSEAGAEICVSRDRVFSSRIVIKVDPPTLEEIALMQPESALLSALQFRNQSKAYFEALIQKRITAIGFEYMEDTAGNLSVIRAMSEIAGSSAILLASEYLAKGRGILLGGIAGVPPTSVVILGAGTVAEFAARAALGLGADIKIFDSYLYRLQRLRYSLGQHIYTSILDSQNLCKALAEADVVVAAMRSEKGLSPLVVTEDMVKSMKNNAVIVDVAIDQGGCIETSIPTSHEKPIFKKHGVIHYAVPNIASRVSNTASHSLSNIFTPLLLKIINLGGMDEMILTNQWFLKGVYAFKGNITHQNIAKKFSLRHRDLRLLLAARI from the coding sequence ATGACTGAGTCATCAGAAAAACGTGGAAGTAGTTTAGAGACCCAAGAGTCTCCTTTAGCTGTTAAAGAGCGGAAGAGTGAATTCTCAATTGGTCTTCCGAAGGAAAACTCCATTTTAGAAAAACGAATAGCCTTAAGTCCAGATTCTGTTTCCGTTTTGGTTAGAAATGGAATGAGCGTAAAAGTAGAGAAAGGTGCAGGTGAAGCTGCCGATTTTACGGATGAAGCTTACAGTGAAGCAGGTGCTGAGATATGTGTTTCCAGAGATAGGGTGTTTTCTTCTAGAATTGTTATTAAAGTAGACCCACCTACATTAGAAGAAATAGCTTTGATGCAGCCAGAAAGTGCCCTTCTTTCTGCATTGCAATTTCGAAATCAATCCAAAGCGTATTTTGAGGCTTTGATTCAAAAAAGAATTACAGCCATTGGTTTTGAATACATGGAGGATACCGCTGGTAACCTTTCTGTAATAAGAGCCATGAGTGAAATAGCTGGTAGTTCCGCCATTTTGTTGGCTTCCGAGTATTTGGCTAAAGGAAGAGGAATACTATTAGGAGGTATTGCTGGCGTTCCACCTACTTCAGTAGTGATTTTAGGAGCAGGTACTGTGGCTGAGTTTGCAGCCAGAGCGGCTTTGGGTTTAGGAGCAGATATAAAGATTTTTGATTCTTACTTATATAGGTTACAGCGATTAAGGTATTCGTTAGGACAGCATATTTATACGTCTATTCTTGATTCTCAAAACCTTTGTAAGGCTTTAGCCGAAGCAGATGTGGTGGTGGCGGCTATGCGTTCAGAGAAAGGCTTGTCTCCTTTAGTGGTGACGGAAGATATGGTGAAAAGTATGAAGAATAATGCTGTAATAGTAGATGTGGCCATAGACCAAGGAGGTTGTATTGAAACATCTATTCCAACTTCTCATGAAAAGCCCATTTTTAAGAAACATGGTGTAATTCATTATGCTGTGCCAAATATTGCTTCACGTGTTAGTAATACAGCTAGTCATAGTTTGAGTAATATTTTTACACCGCTTTTACTTAAAATAATAAATTTGGGTGGTATGGATGAGATGATTCTCACGAACCAATGGTTTCTTAAAGGTGTTTATGCCTTCAAAGGAAATATTACCCATCAGAATATTGCCAAGAAATTTAGTTTAAGACATAGGGATTTAAGGCTTCTATTAGCGGCCAGAATTTAA
- the tsaE gene encoding tRNA (adenosine(37)-N6)-threonylcarbamoyltransferase complex ATPase subunit type 1 TsaE translates to MLTVNKFLEQIRLDDLPNVAQQIIEFADEVNVWLFEGNLGAGKTTLIKELCSQLGFKEAVQSPTFSIVNAYPLDNGSDLYHFDCYRLNNQEEAFDFGIEEYLYSGNKCLIEWPEIIADLLPVPHLLISLEIQEDQSRTIGLEIIKE, encoded by the coding sequence GTGCTTACAGTGAATAAGTTTTTAGAACAAATAAGGTTGGATGACTTGCCAAATGTGGCTCAGCAAATTATAGAATTTGCTGACGAGGTAAATGTTTGGTTATTTGAAGGGAATTTAGGGGCTGGTAAAACTACTTTGATAAAGGAACTGTGTAGTCAATTAGGTTTTAAAGAAGCTGTCCAAAGCCCAACCTTTTCTATCGTTAATGCCTATCCACTAGATAATGGTTCCGACCTTTATCACTTCGATTGTTACAGATTGAATAATCAGGAAGAAGCTTTTGATTTTGGGATTGAAGAGTATTTGTATAGTGGAAACAAGTGCTTGATAGAATGGCCTGAGATTATAGCCGATTTGTTACCAGTGCCACATCTTCTTATTTCATTAGAAATTCAGGAAGATCAATCAAGAACTATTGGACTTGAAATAATTAAAGAATGA